ATGAATATAATTGAAATTGTCACTTATGGTAATTAAAATTTGCTAACTATATATCAAGTCTAATTTTAACAAAtataattgttttaaaattcAGTCAACAATAATTTAcatttttagaaatcattttaatGTTGTTTTTATTAAGTTCAAATTTTACAATGAATTATGATTTGTGAAAAATTCATGCTAATATccctaaaattttaataattatatatatatatatatatatatatatatatatatatatatatatatatatatatatatgttaaggGATCAATTTACCTTAAAaacatttagaattttaaatcaaattactcaattttagtatttttttttactgAATATGGAAATTAATCATTTTTATGTAGAAAATAAAAGGTgaattctttttctatttttaatctttttaaaataagtgaaagagaggagaaaaagacaatatataaaaaaaatacaccaaattcatttttttaaaaataaattaaatataaattgttgattattgtacttgtatatttatataataatatCCCATAGTTTATTAAACTTAAACTCTACTCAATAGTATTTTACATAAATGTCCCTTCAACGGTTATTAATGAATTTAAAGTAATAAATCAGTTAGTggctaattaaaattataatcgTATTATAATACAATTAAAAAGTTAAGCAGCATGTAAAGGCATCTTAATGAGGTCTATAAATAAAGGACCTGAAAGAGACCCACCACTTCACCCGATCACAAATGGAGGCGAAGTGGAGGAAGTTTTAGAGCAAGCATCTGATGGGCAGCCGACAACCATCGCCTTCCATTGACAccgacgccgccgccgccgccgccgccaagcGCCGCCACCAAGAGGTGCTCCTCGGCAAGTACGAGCTCGGGCGCCTCCTTGGCCGCGGCACCTTTGCGAAAGTCTACCTCGCCCGCTCCGTCTCGGACGGCGCCGACGTCGCCGTGAAAATCCTCGACAAGGCGGAGATGGTGGAGACGGGGATGGCCGACAGCGTGCTCACCGAGGTCGCCGCCATGCGCCGCCTCTCTCACCCCAACATCCTCAGGCTCTACGAGGTGCTGGCGACGCGGTCCAAGATCTTCCTCGTCATGGAGCACGCCCCCGGCGGCGACCTCCTCGGCCGCGTCGCCCGCCGCCGACTCCCGGAGCACGCATCCCGGCGCTACTTCCACCAGCTCGTCTCCGCCCTCCACTACTGCCATGCCCGCGGCGTCGCCCACCGCGACGTCAAGCCCCAGAACCTGCTCCTCGACCGCGACGGCAACCTCAAGGTCTCCGACTTCGGCCTCGCTGCCCTCCCCGACCGGCTCCGCGACGGCCTCCTGCTCACCGCCTGCGGCACGCCGGCCTACACCGCCCCCGAGGTCTTCCGCCGCAAGGGCTACGACGGCGCCGCGGCCGACGCCTGGTCGTGCGGCGTCATCCTCTTCGTCCTTCTCGCCGGCTCCCTCCCCTTCGACGACGCTAACCTCGCCGTCATGTACCGCCGGATCCACCGCCGCGACTACGAGCTCCCTCCGTGGATCTCGCCGCCGGCGCGCCGCCTTCTCGTCCGCCTCCTCGACCCCAATCCCGACACCAGGATGACCATCGCCAACCTATTCGACCACCCTTGGCTCAAGCGCTCCCTCAGCTTGGACTCCCAGCTCGACAACCTCTCGCCGCCCCCTCTCACCGCTGCGCATGCCATGAACGCGTTCGACATAATTTCCCTCTCCTCGGGGCTCGACCTCTCCCCCTTCTTCGACGACGCAAAGGCCAAGAAGGAGAGGCGCTTCACCTCCACGCACACCATCGACAAGATCATGGACACGATCCAAGTCACCGGAAGCAAACTCGGCTTCGTGGTGGTGACAGAGAAGTCGGCGGCGACGGCGGTGGGGGGTTGTGGCTCTGTACTCTCAGTGGATGTGTCGGAGGTAGTGTCGCCGCTTCTGCTGGTGGAGATGAGACTGCAGCACGACTGCATCAGCGACGCCGCCGAATTCTGCTGGGAGGACGTGAAAGCAGAGCTCGGAGACGTCGTGTTCTCTTGGCACGAAACAGAGCAGCTAGAATCCTAGCAATCCCGGGAGGAATCCATGGCCACAAACAATGTTTCAGGAATCTGTTCTACATTTTCTTTGCAGTCCCATTTGACGTttgatagattaattaattagcgGAATGAAGAATTGTGAAAGGGATGTGGATTTGAGGAAAGTTCATTAGGAATCAAAAGCAGGGGATCGATTGGCGGCTCAGGCAACATTGTTCTTCTTCCTGTGATCATTGTGGGTATTAAACAAAGCTATCGCTATTGCTTAGTGATTCTCCGTGTCATGACATGTTCTTGGTTGATCACTCTGAATTGATTGCTTCAGGTGGGAACAAGCAGCTTtacttaatttttgtttttttttttaaattcaggtGTCCAACTAATCTTAGAGGTACCCCACTTTTAATTCGTCTAAATTCTAAACACAATTTATGCAGCACTCAAGAATGATTAGATACTAATCACCAATAAATATTACAGTTAGAtatgtaaaattataataaatatgcaCATCAAAATATATAGAGGATAAGATTTGGTTATTGTATTCAAACCAAGTGAACTTGATTGGAAAATCTATTTCTTGCTAAAGTAGATTTAACCTTTCCTTTCCATTGTAAGTTGTTTTATAGATAATTAATGCATCATACAAGTTCAAAAAGCATGTTGATGAAAGTGAAGGGCACTAAATAACTGACCCACTTTCATTGGTTTAATGTCTAAATCTCTCATCGTGGATCCTAAGAAGCAATGTATTGCTCCGGTGATTTGAATTTAGCTAACAAAGTGACAGTTTGCAAGAAAACTGAACACAAAAAACAAAAAGCAATCATCAACCGTTGTATCCTTCACGATGATAACAAATGTGGAGAATAATCTATGAAAAAGTAATCAAAGGTCGTGAATCAAGTAGGACCGCACTGGACAAGCCTTGTAGTTCCCACTTGCAGCAAACAGCCTTGTAGAACCACAACACTATTTTATTATGCTGGAGGCATCAAAATCGATTTTAGTGATAAGTATTTCTAAAGCTAAGAACACGAGTTAGACCGATAGTAGAATCTACTGCATCCAGTGGTTGCAAGCTAAGCAATCTTATTGAATGTTTCTACTTGAGTTATGCAAGATAAAATGAACAAACCTGTTGTAGTTGGGCAGAGCAAGAACGAGTCAATCATAAAGTTGATAAAATATGGCTGTCAACAAAATTCCAAACAAATTTGGTTACATAATCATTAAAGAGCTCAGATGATATTTTATAAGGTTCAGAGAGAAAACTAGATCAAAAGCACAGGCAACCAAAAGCTGTAAATTTTCTTAATGCACGTCATGCATTTTGGTAATGGTGCAACTTGTAGAGAAAAACCTTTCCAGCAGCATTTCCTACTGTCATAAATCCACCTCCAGGGCTGAAATCAAGACAGCGAGGATACTGGATGCTAGATCTCGTAGGAGGATAGTTTGAGAATACATTGTACGATGGGATATGCACCAGCTTTAGACCATTCTTACTCACTCTCGAGATCATAGCCAAAATCTGACTGTCATGGTTGAACTTCATATGATCAACCATTGTTGTTAAATTTTCAATAGTCTTCAATGGCTTTTGCTTTCCCCCAAGAAACTCCTCTCTCTTGTAAACATTAACAATACCACTGGCTGAACCTGAAGCAAACATAGAACTATCTTGTGAAGCACAGAGGGCTGACCCACCTATGCTACCATCGTCAGTGCCCTTGTGAATGCACCTCCTAGTTCTGAGATCCCAGTGATAGACATGTCCATCACCTCCACCGCTCAATAGCTGCTGCCCACCGTCAGCAAAAGCCAGACATCGAGCACTTCCATTCATCTTCAAAGTCCCAATTAACTCCTTTGTTCGGGATGAAACCAAAAGGATGTAACCTTCATTTCCAATGAATGCAATGGTGTTCGAATCAGGAGAAACCTCAAAAGCCTCCAagcttttctcttctctcccagTCAAGGGACCTATCTTACTCGCAGCTGCTTTAACCAAATCAATGCTGTAAAAGAATTTCCTCCTGCCTGAAAGTATAACCTCAGAACCATTGGGTAAAAAGGATGCCTTATGAACAGGGCAATCCTCAATAAAGATACTTTGTATTTGAGGATTGCGCTTTCCATCCACTTGGAAAAATCTTATCCGCCTATCAAGTCCAGCAGTCAGAAGTAATTGACCATTTCTGTGAAACTGAACTGAATTGATTGGACCATTAGAGGGCACCTCGGCATTAGCATTTACCATCCTCGAGTATTCCAGTAATCCAGGTAAGAGTTTAGTATTGCTCTTTATGACAAGATCATCATTGCTACGAAGAAAATCGTTAGCTTCAGCATCCTCGTAGCCATGGGCAATAGTGACACCACTTTCATCATAAGAGTCTTCATCAAAATCACTTTCATGAGCATTCTTACCATCAACATTTGCCCACTCTGTTCCTGGGTTTAGCTTAGCATGTTGAGCCCTCAACCGAGAAATGTAATCTGTACCAGAAATAACTTGCTCATTAGCCTCCTTCCTAAGCTTCCTCAACCTATTCATACGAATTATATTGACCTCTGTCCTTTCCTCCTCCTCATCTATCCATGCAggttttctctcttctttgttgGTGTCTTCTGCAGCCATAGCATGTAGTtcctcttcatacacaaccatctCATTGCTGGTGGACTTATCCATGAAAAACAATGGGGCATCTGCTTTGACCTGCTTCTTGCCATCAGCATTGAATTCCTTCCCAAACTCCAAAGGATTATAAATGACACCAAACAAAGAACTCTCAagactcttcatcttctcttcTGCATCTTTTTGTGCCTTCTCCTTTGAGGCATTCTTACTCTGCCGCCTTTTCATTTTCTCTTGTTCAATTTCTTGTGCCATTTCATTAAGTGAAACATCCATATCTATACTACTCTTCTttgattttttcttctttttctgagAAAAATCATCAGTCTTAACacttctcttctttgattttttcaacttaatttcCTCAATCAAATCAACTTCCTGAACTTCATCATCCACAACCGCATCAGCTACCTCTCTATCAAGTTTATTGCCCTTCCTTTC
This genomic stretch from Zingiber officinale cultivar Zhangliang chromosome 7A, Zo_v1.1, whole genome shotgun sequence harbors:
- the LOC122001331 gene encoding U3 small nucleolar RNA-associated protein 18 homolog codes for the protein MSLISQSVLLNERKGNKLDREVADAVVDDEVQEVDLIEEIKLKKSKKRSVKTDDFSQKKKKKSKKSSIDMDVSLNEMAQEIEQEKMKRRQSKNASKEKAQKDAEEKMKSLESSLFGVIYNPLEFGKEFNADGKKQVKADAPLFFMDKSTSNEMVVYEEELHAMAAEDTNKEERKPAWIDEEEERTEVNIIRMNRLRKLRKEANEQVISGTDYISRLRAQHAKLNPGTEWANVDGKNAHESDFDEDSYDESGVTIAHGYEDAEANDFLRSNDDLVIKSNTKLLPGLLEYSRMVNANAEVPSNGPINSVQFHRNGQLLLTAGLDRRIRFFQVDGKRNPQIQSIFIEDCPVHKASFLPNGSEVILSGRRKFFYSIDLVKAAASKIGPLTGREEKSLEAFEVSPDSNTIAFIGNEGYILLVSSRTKELIGTLKMNGSARCLAFADGGQQLLSGGGDGHVYHWDLRTRRCIHKGTDDGSIGGSALCASQDSSMFASGSASGIVNVYKREEFLGGKQKPLKTIENLTTMVDHMKFNHDSQILAMISRVSKNGLKLVHIPSYNVFSNYPPTRSSIQYPRCLDFSPGGGFMTVGNAAGKVFLYKLHHYQNA
- the LOC122000057 gene encoding CBL-interacting protein kinase 4-like — encoded protein: MGSRQPSPSIDTDAAAAAAAKRRHQEVLLGKYELGRLLGRGTFAKVYLARSVSDGADVAVKILDKAEMVETGMADSVLTEVAAMRRLSHPNILRLYEVLATRSKIFLVMEHAPGGDLLGRVARRRLPEHASRRYFHQLVSALHYCHARGVAHRDVKPQNLLLDRDGNLKVSDFGLAALPDRLRDGLLLTACGTPAYTAPEVFRRKGYDGAAADAWSCGVILFVLLAGSLPFDDANLAVMYRRIHRRDYELPPWISPPARRLLVRLLDPNPDTRMTIANLFDHPWLKRSLSLDSQLDNLSPPPLTAAHAMNAFDIISLSSGLDLSPFFDDAKAKKERRFTSTHTIDKIMDTIQVTGSKLGFVVVTEKSAATAVGGCGSVLSVDVSEVVSPLLLVEMRLQHDCISDAAEFCWEDVKAELGDVVFSWHETEQLES